Part of the Sulfuricurvum kujiense DSM 16994 genome, TGCTAAATCCCTTTCTAACCGAATCTTTTCCTCATTTGAGGAAAGATTCCATGCTAACTCCGTCATATTCTTTCTTCGAACATTGGATGGAAGCATCCCGACAAACAATTGTGATAAAATATCGTTCATTATCAAGGAGTCTCAATGATCAAAAAGTGTCTTTTCCCTGCTGCCGGGTACGGTACCCGCTTTTTACCGGCAACCAAAGCGATGCCTAAAGAGATGCTCCCGGTCCTCACCAAGCCTTTAATCCAATACGGCGTTGAAGAGGCTGTAGAAGCGGGAATGCACACGATGGCCATCGTTACGGGACGGGGGAAAAGAGCATTGGAAGATCATTTTGATGTCAGTTACGAACTTGAACATCAGATCAAAGGTTCCGACAAAGAGCATTATCTCACCGAAATCCGTTCCCTTATCGATCAATGTACGTTTTCGTACACGCGCCAAAACGAAATGAAAGGGCTTGGTCATGCGATATTGACCGGAGAGACATTAATCGGAAATGAACCTTTTGCCGTTATTTTGGCCGATGATTTGTGCGACGGAAACAGTGACGGAGGGGTTCTTTCCCAAATGGTCGAACTATTTAACAAATACAAATGCTCGATCGTCGCCATAGAAGAGATTGATCCGAGCCATACAAACCGCTACGGCATTATCGAAGGAAAAGAGATCGAAGACGGTGTCTACATGATTTCAAATATGGTTGAGAAGCCTGATCCGGCCAATGCACCGAGTAATCTCGCCATCATCGGGCGCTATATCCTCACACCCGATATTTTCGGGATTATCGAAAATACCCCTGCCGGTAAAGGGGGAGAGATACAAATTACCGATGCGCTGATGACACAGGCTCAAAAAGGGATGGTCTTAGCTTATAAGTTCAAAGGAAAACGATTTGACTGCGGAAGCGTCGAAGGGTTCGTCGAAGCCACCAACTATTTCTACGAAAAAAGCACCGAACAATAAAATATCAATTTATAGATTATTGATAAAATAGTGGCTGACCCCGTCAACTAAGCCATCAACCATCCAGCGTTGATATTTCTCATCGGCGATACGAGCCGATTCTTCCGGATGACTGATATATCCCACTTCTAATAAAACCGCCGGCATTTGAGCCCCGACAAGAACCCAGAACGGAGCTTCGCGAACACCGTTATCATGAACATTCGGAAACTGTTTACGCAAATTCCCCAACATCCCTTTTTGCAAGTCGATCCCCAGTTTATTGGAAGCGATGATCTTCTCTTTATTCAAAAAGCTCAAAAAGCTGAGTTTACCGTATTGTCCCATCTCACCCATATCTTCGGAATTCTCCAATGCGGCAATGCGCATAGAGCGCTCACTCCGTGTCGGAGAGAGAAAATAGGTCTCTAATCCCTGTGCTCCTAACGGGTCGGAAGTTTTCGGGATAGAATTAGCGTGAACTGAGATAAAAAGATCCGCCTCTTTGTCGTTGGCATATTTGGTGCGGTCTTTTAACTCGATAAACGTATCGTTGCTTCGTGTCATATAGACGGTATAGCCTTGTGAACGAAGTTTATCGGCAAGCTGAGTCCCGATCTGCAATACGATGTCTTTCTCCATATAGCCGTTGCCGACCGCACCGCTGTCTTTCCCTCCGTGTCCCGGATCGATAACAATAATTTTTTTGCTTCGGTCTCGCGGAGTTACGGTAATCAAAGGAGGAAGCGCCGCAACCAGCGGAGGTTCTTGTATAGTCGGCGCCGATGGCAGCGGAGCGGTCGTTTTCGGCGGTTCCAATGAGAGATCGATATAGAGGGAAGAATCTTTCGGTGTCGTTTTGATCGCAATAGCACGATCGTGTTCAAAGACGAGGCGGAGTGTTTTGGCATTGTATTGAGCAATTTGGATACGGTTAATGTTTTGATGCTCTAACGTCTGGCTTTTAGAGAGGGTTGAGGAATCGATATCGATAATGTAGCGAAACCGCTTTTTATCGGCTTCGATAATTTTTGACATTCGAATTTCAGAGGGCTGAATCGGTGTATCAAAAAGAAGTTCCAGCCCTTTCTCTTTCCACTGAGCATTCATAAGCCGATGGCGCATACTCAGCGATATTTCATCAAAACGCTTTACCGGTTCCGTTTTAACCATTTTTTCGGGGTCGGGGGTATTAAATTTATCGGGAATATTTAGTTTGTTGGCGACCAATGCCGGTTTAAATGTCTTGTCATAGATAACTGATGGCACGGCCGCATCGGAAGAAGTTAAAGCCGTTTTTGCCGCCGATTCTGTTTTTTTGGCGATCCCTTTGGATTTTGCTAAATCGGCTTGATATTTTTTGACATCGATCCCAAGTTTTTCACCTCCGAGAACGATCCCTTCCAGAGCATCTGCGGCCAAAGTTTTATTTTTATCCAGCATAGCCCGCAGATAGAGTGTTTTATACTCGTTATAGCCGCGGAACTGTTCGATTTCGTCACTGCTATCCAATGCTTTTTTGGCTGAATCCAAACGTTCAGACAAATTTGCGCCCATAAGGGTAGAGAAAAGCAAAATAGAGGTAAAGAGGATACGAATCAGCACGCTGATGCTACTCCCCTTGCGTTAATTTTTCCATCAACTCTTTGACGGAGATAATTTTATCGATACGGTATCCGTTGCTTCCTGAAAAGAATAAACCAAGTTCTTTATCCCCAAGATAGGCATCGCTGAGACGGTCGGCGATACAAAAGCCGACCTCTTTGGCTTCCACGCCGCGGTTACACGGAGCGACACAGTTTGAGATACATTTGATCGAAGGACCCGTTCGGGTATCGATCAAATCGCGTAGTTTGGTTCGGACTCCGCGTGCCGGATATCCGACCGGAGATTTCATCAATGTGATATCTTCTTCTTTGGCATCAATAAGAACCTGTTTGAAATTTTCATGCGCGTCGCATTCATGGGTTCCGATAAATCGTGTCCCCATTTGTACACCGCTTGCACCCAATGCCATCATCGCATCGATATCGTTTTTATCCCAGATTCCCCCTGCCGCAATAACGGGGATATTTCCCCATAACGCCGCTTCTTCCACAACCGGACGGACGAGATTTTCAAGCTGAAACTCTTCCATAGTACACTGCTCATACGTAAAGCCCTGATGACCTCCGCTAAGAGGCCCTTCTAATACGACCGCATCGGGAAGACGGTTGTACCGTTTCTGCCACCGTTTACAGATAATCGAAAGTGCTTTCGGCGATGATACGATCGGTACCAGTGCGACATCGGGATAATCGGCGGTAAATTCGGGCATATTGGTCGGAAGCCCCGCTCCTGTGATGATAATATCAATTCCCGCTTCGCACGCGTCGGTTACGACACGTCCGTAATCGTTGATTGCGTACAAAATATTACATGCAAGCGGAGCATCACCGCAAATTTTTCGGGCATTCTTGACAATCGCATCCAGCCCTTTTTTCGAGTAAAAGTTTTCGGCATCCAACGGGCGGTTGGCAATGAGTTTATCCGCATAAATTTTATTTTCGTAATACCCTGTCCCGACGGAACTGATGACACCAAGTCCACCTTCCAAGGAGACATTTCCCGCCAGTTTATCCCAGCTGATTCCGACCCCCATTCCCCCTTGAACGATAGGAATTTTAATGGTGTGCTTGCCGATTTGAATTGGTTTTAAGCTCATTGGGTTACCTTTAATCGCGCAAATTTTCGTTTTCCCACTTGAAGGATGTATTCACCCGCTTCAAGCTGATATTGTTCATCGCTTAGTTTATTTTGATCGATTTTAACAGAGCCTTGCTTAATCTCGCGACGGGCTTGAGAAGTTGACGGACTTAGAGAACAGTCTACCAATGCTTTGGCAATCCATATCGGACCTTCTAAGCTAAACTCGTCCATTTCGCTCGGAATTTCACTCTGAGCATGAACTCTCTCAAATTCAGCATGTGCCCCTTCTGCCGCTTCGGCGGAGTGAAAGCGTGCCGTAATCTCGATAGCTAAAGCCTCTTTTACCTTCTTCGGATGGAGTGTTCCGTTTTCGACACCTGTTTTCAATACATCGATCTCATCGAGAGATTTGGCACTAAGAAGTTCATAATAACGCCACATCAACGTATCGCTGATACTGAGGACTTTCCCGTACATATCGTTTGGTGCTTCTACGACACCGATGTAGTTACCGAGCGATTTGGACATTTTCTGTACGCCGTCAAGACCTTCGAGGATCGGCATCATCAGTACCGCCTGCTCTTTGCCGATCTCGTAGACCCGCTGCAAATGGCGTCCCATCAAAAGATTAAACTTCTGGTCAGTTCCGCCGATCTCGATATCGCTTTTGAGATGGACGCTGTCGTACCCTTGAAGAAGCGGGTACAAAAATTCGCTGATGGAGATCGAGATTCCCCCTTTATAGCGTTTGTCGAAATCGTCACGTTCCAACATCCGGGCTACGTTATACGTCGTGGTCAGCTCAAGCATCCCTGCGGCACCGAGAGGATTGATCCACTCGGAGTTAAAAACGACGGTTGTTTTTTCCGGATCGAGGATCTTGAAAACCTGATCTTTATAACTTTGGGCATTCTCCAGCACCTGAGCGGGAAGCAATTTTTTACGGGTTTCGCTTTTGCCGGTCGGATCACCGATCTGTGCGGTAAAGTCACCGATCAAAAACTGAATATGCGCTCCAAATTTTTGGAAAACCGAGAGTTTTTGAAGCAATACGGTGTGTCCCAAATGCAGATCGGGAGCGGTCGGGTCAAATCCGGCTTTAACCGTATAGTTTTCCCCTTTTTCAAAATAGTTTTTGAGCAGCGTTTCAATGCGTGCTTCATCGATAATTTCGGCGGTTCCCCGTTTAATTTCACGTAATGCATTTTGTATCATTGTTTATCCTTGGCTTCGGTACGCATCATCCGTCCGAAAAAATTGTATGATTTTCCCTTTTTTCTCCAGTTTGGAGCGAAGACGATTGATATCGGCTTCAAGAGTTTGAAATTCCATTTCACAATACTGTGTATGTTCGCTTTTCTCTTTACCGAGTTCGATACTGTTAATGTCGGCACCCATTTTTGCCATATAGGTGAGCAGATCGGCGAGTGAGCCCTGCGCACTTTGCATACTGATAATGAGATGGTATCTAAAATAGTGCTGCGCTCTCCAGCGGACAAATACCATCGGCTCTCTGCGGTCAATCAGTCCTGCGGCGTTTTTACACATTTTATGGTGAACGTGGGCTTTCCCGTTTTGTAAAAAGGCTACGATTTCATCCCCGGTTTTAGGATGGCAGCAGTAATCAAATACGGCGTCGCCGACACTGTTGTTGGCATAAATTTCCAGCGATGCGAATACATACGGTTTGAGCCGAAAACGGTTTCGGGAAAGAAACACGCTGAAACGTTTACTTTCTCCCAGCTCCAGAGTAAACCGGTTAACCGTCTCTTTGAGCAGATCAAGTTCGCTCGGAATACGGTGACGCTGTTCTTCAAGATGGGTCTGAGCGAATAATTGATCGACACGGGCCGGATCGAAATTAAAAATTGTGCTCAAAATGCTGATACCTGTTTCGGTATCGATCGCTTTGATCCGTTGATTGCAGTTTGCCCGCATACTTGCTTTAGCGCGGGAGGTTTTTACTGCATCGATCCAGCTGCATCGGTTGATTTTTTTCGGTCCCGTCGTAATTTTAACGATATCGCCGTTGTGCAGTTCGCTTAGAAGCGACGCTTTTTCTTTGTTTATCAGACACCCTTCGGCACTGTCGCCGATTTCGGTATGGACCGCGTAGGCAAAATCAAGAGCCACCGCTCCTCGAGGAAGGGTGAAGGGTTTTCCTTTCGGAGAAAAGACGCTGATATCTTCGCTGAAAAGATCATTTTTGATCAATTCGTAAAACGCCTCGACCGATTCGTTTTGATACTGAAGATTATGGAGCCAATCGAGGCTGATCGGATTGTTGCCGCCGCTTTTGTATTTCCAGTGTGCCGCGACACCGAGTTCGGCTGTTTTGTGCATCTCATAGGTACGGATCTGTACTTCAAAAATAGCCGTTGAATCAAAAACCGACGTGTGAAGGGTCTGATATCCGTTCTCTTTGGGAATCGAGATATAGTCTTTAAACCGGGATGAAAGGGGCTGAAAATTCAGATGTACCAGCCCTAAAACACGATAGCAGTCAATCGGTTTTTTGACCAGTATGCGTACCGCCAAGAGATCCAGAATCTCATCGATACTGATCCCTTTGCGCTGCATTTTGAGATAAATGGAGTAGTGGTGCTTAACACGGCTGAGAATTTCGAAATCTTCCTCATTAAACCCGTTTTCAAGCATCATTTTGGTCAATTTCTCGCAAAAATCGCTCAGCCGTGCATTGATGGAGCGAAAGTTCTCTTCCATATACATATCGATGGCTTGCTTCTCTTCGGTAAAGAGGTATTGAAAACTCAAATCTTCCAAAAGATTTTTCAAAAACGAGATCCCCAAACGGCTAGCAATCGGGGCATATACGACGAGCGTCTCTTCAGCGATACGGTGCTGTTTTGCGGGAGCCAATGCCCCGAGAGTGAGCATGTTATGGAGACGGTCGCACAGTTTGACGACCAATACCCGCACATCTTCGATCGAAGCGATCAGCATTTTTCGAAACGAAAGTGCCGAAACGACCAGTTTTTCATCCGAATTCGAAGGGATCAGCTGCGCATCGCGGATCGTATCAATCTTCGTCAGCCCCTCAACTAAATGGGCAACGTCATCCCCGTACTCACGGGCAATCTCTTCTATTGTCGTGTGGGTATCTTCTACTACATCGTGAAGAAGCGCGGCGATGACCATTGCCTCATCACCGGTAATAGTTGCAACAATCGATGCGACTAAAATAGGATGAACGACATACGGTTCGCCGCTTTTTCGAAATTGGTTTTGATGTGCTTGCTGAGAAAAATTGAGGGCAGTTTGTGTGGCGGCAGAAAGGGGAATCTGTTTGTAAAGGTGCTCTATGGCACCCTCAACATCATTGATTCCGGCTACTTTTTCTATATCGATGGTATTCAATGATGCAGCTTTGTATTGACGATTAGTCTCGGTTTACAAACCCTTTGACCGTGATATGCCCTTCGGCAATCTCCATCAAAGCGATATCAGCCGTTTTAGCTTTTTTTACATCAACGTTCAGTTTCGTTGTTGCTCCGTTTAGAAGCTCTTCAGAGCGTTTTGCGACAGCGATAGCCAATTGATAGCGATCGATATTGGCAGTTTCAAGTGCTTTTGCGGTGAGTTGTTCAAGTCTCATTTTTTTCCCTTAATTTTGGATTTACTTAACAATAGAGCAACGGTCAAAGTTACCCTGAATGATTTCCAGAAGATTTCCCGGCGTGAACATATCACACACGATAATCGGCAGTTTGTTCTCTTTAGCCAAAGCGATAGAGGTGTCGTCCATTACTTTGATATGATCTTGCAGCGCTTGCTCGTATCCGAGGCTTGGAAGTTTGATTGCATCAGCGAATTTTTTCGGGTCTTTATCATAAACGCCGTCAACTTTGGTCGCTTTGATAATAACTTCCGCACCAATTTCGATCGCACGAAGCGTTGCTGCGGTATCGGTGGTAAAAAACGGATTTCCGGTCCCTGCGGCAAAAATGACCACACGGCCCCGTTCCAAATGACGGGTAGCACGTCGAACGATAAACGCTTCGGCGATTTGTTCCATTTTAATCGCACTTTGTACGCGAACCAGCATCCCCTCATGTTCACAAGCTTCTTGCATTGCGATCGCATTAATCACTGTCGCCAGCATCCCCATGTAATCACCCGACGTACGTCGGATAATTCCGTCAGCCGCCGCAGTTACGCCGCGGATAATGTTTCCGCCGCCGATAACGATCCCTACCTCAATCCCTGCATCAACGAGTGTTTTAATCTCACCGGCAATAAATTTTAGGATTTTCGTATCGATGCCGTGACCGTTTTCACCAGCCAAAGCCTCACCGGAGAATTTTACCAAAACACGCTTATAGCCCATACAACTCCCTACAAAGCATCTTCGATGTGCCCTTTTAAATTACGCGTATTATACTTTATTGTCGCTTTAAGGTTGCTTTGATTACACTAAGCAAATCATAAGAGAAGGAAAAAACAGGGGTGAAACTGTTCGATACGATTAAAGACTGGTTTGTACCTCAGCCGATGCACCGTGCACCGCTATACGGAAGAGGGATTCATGCGCTGCCCAATCCCGATGAAAAAGAGCTGTTTGACCGTGCTTCCGAAGCTTTTGTCAGCGGCGATATACTCAGCGGGTACGAATGTTTTTTGTCCTCGATCGTCCATCAGGGAAACGGCATTTCGACACCGCATTTGAGTATCGTACGTTCTCATGATTCGCTTACGTTTACCCTTTATCAGGGGTATGCCCTTATCAAAGGTTTTGTAACCGAAACATCATTGGAAGCACATGCCGATATTGCCGTGAGCAAAAAACTTCATGTTGCGACCAAACGCCGCTTCTTGGAGCGGGATTTTCAATTGACCTACTGCCGTTTCAGCGATGCGGAGGGGACTATAAAACTCTCGATCCGTCTTGATAACGCGACTATCACTCCCCAGAAAATATTTTATCCGCTCCGTGAAATCGCACTCAATGCCGATTTTGAAAAAGAGTTTATCGCCGGAGAGTTTGACGAATCGGTCCTTTTGGATACGGCGCATCTCCTCCCGATTGAGCGGGAAAAAATCGACTCTAATTACGCGTTTATGCACCAATGGATCAATGAGACACGGCAAAGCCTCATCGGGCTGTTATCCAACGATAACACGGGCATGACCTCTTTTAGCTATCTTGCCCTGCTGCTTCAAATCGATTATCTCCTCCTCCCCCATAAAAAAATGGCCAAAAATATCAGCGAAAAAATCAACGGATATTTTATGGACGACGAGAAGTTGACCGAAGACAAAAATGCCGATTTGGAACAATATCTCAGCGAACTCGGCGCGATGGATATTGAATCGTTTTCAACACAGTTTTACGATGCCGCCTATACCTTTTCCCCGTTCGAGCAGGCGATGCACGATGAGATCGCCGCCTTTATCGACGAATCGTTAGGCAAAGTACGGTGGTATAAAAACAACCGTTCGACCTACGTTATCCCTGTTATTTACCGCTATATCTCCCTGTATATCCTCTACAACTACGGTCTTCACCCCTCATTGCGGGCATTGCTGCATCTGCATGTTGAAATCTACGCATCCGAATTTTTCAAGGCTGCCGGTGAGACGCCGCTGTACGACCCACATACGAAAACGTTTAAAGAGAATCTTATCGCACAGCGGATCCGTGAATCGATAGAGCCCTATATGAGCCGTTACAAAGGGCTGAGTAATTTTTCCGAGCACCTTAATTACAGCGACTTGGATCATTTCAGCCAAAGTTTTTATCTCCAAGTCAAAAATCTCGATTATACGGAAGTGTAAGTGTGAATACAGCTACCCAAAAAATGGTCGAACAAACGATTGAAAGTATCGTCCAAATTACCAACCCCTACGGCAGCGGAAGCGGTTTTGTGATCAATAATCTTATCATCACCAATTCGCACGTCGTGAGCGGACTCAAAGAGGTACTTATCAGTACCAAAACCCTCTCCAAAACACTCGCTTCGGTCATTTATGACGATCCCGCCTTTGATTTGGCGTTTATCCGTTCCCCCATCCCGATCGAGTGCAAAAATCCGCTGCTTCTCTCCGAAATCCCGGTCCAGGACGGAGACGGAGTTATCGCTATCGGCCATCCCTACGGTCTGAATTATTCCACGACGGAGGGGATAGTTTCCAAAGCTTCACGATTGCAGGGGGAAGTCGAATACATCCAGTTTGATGCCGCCATCAATCCCGGAAACAGCGGAGGGCCGCTTTTAAACGAATCGGCGGAGGTGATCGGGGTCAATACCTTTATCATCCAAAACTCCAATAACCTCGGATTCGCCCTCCCCGCCTACACTCTAAAAGAGGCACTTGAACAGTTCCATGCACTTAAAACCGAAGATGTCATCCGATGCGGATCATGCAAAAATCTGATTGTGGAAGCTACGATCCAAAACGATTACTGTCCTAAATGCGGCTCCAAACTCGAAGTCGCCAAACGCAGACGCGAAGGGTATAAACCCTCCGGTATCGTAGCGCTGATCGAGAAGATTTTGGGAACACTGAAAGTGAATGTCACCCTAGCACGCCGAAGTCAGCGAAGCTGGCGCTTTGAGATGGGAAGCGCCCGTATCGATATCAACTACTACGACAACGGTATTATAATTGCCGATTCGGCACTCTGCCGCATACCGCAGGAAAATATCGAAGCGTTGTATGATTATCTTTTGGGGGAAAACAGCGTGTTGGAGAAATTGCAGTTTTCGATTAACGAAAACACCGTCTATCTCTCCTATATTATCGTCGACTCATCGCTCAGCGAAGCGCACGGAACCATGGCATTGCACAAACTCTTCGAGAGCGCTCCGCACTATCAACAGCTCCTCAAAGAGCGGTTTAAAGCTCCTGAGCCGAAGTTCGATGAGTTTGAATAAGGGCTGACACATCTTCTTTTTGGGAGAAATCGGCACCCATACTGATGATGAACGATGAGGCTTCCTGAAGGGAAAGTGTCGTTTTTTTGATCAACGCTTCATCGACGAGAACCGTATATCCGCTGGTAGGATTCGGGGAGGTCGGGATGAAAAGGACACAGATATTTTCATGGCGGTTCAGCAGATATGCCGGAACCCATAATCCCTCTTTGGGATACTCGACCAATACCACCTCTTTCTTTGTCCCGTCTTCACCGCCGGAGAGCATGGCGGCCAGTTTTTTCGAAACCGAATAGACCGAGCGGATAGCGGGGATTTTCTCGAACGTACTATCGATCATCGAGACGAAGATAGAGCGTCCGTACTTCTCGATCGAAAACCCGAGCACGGCAAAAACACCGATAACACCGATCATCAACGCCAATGTCAATTCAAATGAATCGGTATAATCGTGCAAAGAAAGATAGGCGCTGATTCCCAGATTTTTCAGATAATTGACGACAACGATCACCAAGATCAAAGGAAACAGCGAAAGTGCCCCGACAAAAATATAGCGAAGCAAAAACCTGATTTTCGTACTCATTCATCACACCCTTTTTGATATGACGAATTATACCGCATAGGACTGCTATCGGCGGTAGTGCTGCAACGCGTACATGTAAGAGTTTCGTTCATACACGGAGGGGTTATCGGTATGGGACAAAGAAATCGACCCTTTCATCTGTGCAATCGATTCGTATTCGTGTTTCTCCATCCACTCACGCATATCGCCCAGTATCCGTTTGATCTCATCCTCCCCTCTGATAAGGAGCACCGAAGCAAGAGCCGCCGCATCGGCTCCGCTCATAATCGCTTTGAGGACATCCTCGCCGCTGTGAACTCCCGTATTGGCGCAGAGCGAACAGGAGAGTTTATTGTAGAGGATCGCACACCACCGCAGTGTCTCACTGAGCCGGGGCGAAGAGGTAATATTGGCTTTCTGAAGCGGAGTGAGGAGTTCGAGATCGACATCCACGAGAGTCGGATTGTCAAAAAGGGTCAGTCCGTTCGCTCCCGCTTCGACAAACCGCTTGGCCATATTGGCAGGATTCGAGAAAAAAGAGTTCATTTTGACGTTCAGAGGAATATTGATTTGTTCGGCTACCGTCGCGACCGTATCGATATACATCTGTTCAACCCTATACCCTTCCAACTCCATGGAGGTTGGGATATAGGTGATATTCAGCTCCAGAGCGTCGGCACCGGCTTCTTGGAGTTTCTTCGCATACTTGACCCATCCTCCCGCCGAGACACCGTTTAAACTGGCAATGATAGGGATTGAAACATTCTCTTTGCTCAAACGGATCTCTTCGAGATATTGATCGGCTTGCAG contains:
- a CDS encoding N-acetylmuramoyl-L-alanine amidase family protein produces the protein MLIRILFTSILLFSTLMGANLSERLDSAKKALDSSDEIEQFRGYNEYKTLYLRAMLDKNKTLAADALEGIVLGGEKLGIDVKKYQADLAKSKGIAKKTESAAKTALTSSDAAVPSVIYDKTFKPALVANKLNIPDKFNTPDPEKMVKTEPVKRFDEISLSMRHRLMNAQWKEKGLELLFDTPIQPSEIRMSKIIEADKKRFRYIIDIDSSTLSKSQTLEHQNINRIQIAQYNAKTLRLVFEHDRAIAIKTTPKDSSLYIDLSLEPPKTTAPLPSAPTIQEPPLVAALPPLITVTPRDRSKKIIVIDPGHGGKDSGAVGNGYMEKDIVLQIGTQLADKLRSQGYTVYMTRSNDTFIELKDRTKYANDKEADLFISVHANSIPKTSDPLGAQGLETYFLSPTRSERSMRIAALENSEDMGEMGQYGKLSFLSFLNKEKIIASNKLGIDLQKGMLGNLRKQFPNVHDNGVREAPFWVLVGAQMPAVLLEVGYISHPEESARIADEKYQRWMVDGLVDGVSHYFINNL
- a CDS encoding RelA/SpoT family protein; this encodes MNTIDIEKVAGINDVEGAIEHLYKQIPLSAATQTALNFSQQAHQNQFRKSGEPYVVHPILVASIVATITGDEAMVIAALLHDVVEDTHTTIEEIAREYGDDVAHLVEGLTKIDTIRDAQLIPSNSDEKLVVSALSFRKMLIASIEDVRVLVVKLCDRLHNMLTLGALAPAKQHRIAEETLVVYAPIASRLGISFLKNLLEDLSFQYLFTEEKQAIDMYMEENFRSINARLSDFCEKLTKMMLENGFNEEDFEILSRVKHHYSIYLKMQRKGISIDEILDLLAVRILVKKPIDCYRVLGLVHLNFQPLSSRFKDYISIPKENGYQTLHTSVFDSTAIFEVQIRTYEMHKTAELGVAAHWKYKSGGNNPISLDWLHNLQYQNESVEAFYELIKNDLFSEDISVFSPKGKPFTLPRGAVALDFAYAVHTEIGDSAEGCLINKEKASLLSELHNGDIVKITTGPKKINRCSWIDAVKTSRAKASMRANCNQRIKAIDTETGISILSTIFNFDPARVDQLFAQTHLEEQRHRIPSELDLLKETVNRFTLELGESKRFSVFLSRNRFRLKPYVFASLEIYANNSVGDAVFDYCCHPKTGDEIVAFLQNGKAHVHHKMCKNAAGLIDRREPMVFVRWRAQHYFRYHLIISMQSAQGSLADLLTYMAKMGADINSIELGKEKSEHTQYCEMEFQTLEADINRLRSKLEKKGKIIQFFRTDDAYRSQG
- the tyrS gene encoding tyrosine--tRNA ligase, translating into MIQNALREIKRGTAEIIDEARIETLLKNYFEKGENYTVKAGFDPTAPDLHLGHTVLLQKLSVFQKFGAHIQFLIGDFTAQIGDPTGKSETRKKLLPAQVLENAQSYKDQVFKILDPEKTTVVFNSEWINPLGAAGMLELTTTYNVARMLERDDFDKRYKGGISISISEFLYPLLQGYDSVHLKSDIEIGGTDQKFNLLMGRHLQRVYEIGKEQAVLMMPILEGLDGVQKMSKSLGNYIGVVEAPNDMYGKVLSISDTLMWRYYELLSAKSLDEIDVLKTGVENGTLHPKKVKEALAIEITARFHSAEAAEGAHAEFERVHAQSEIPSEMDEFSLEGPIWIAKALVDCSLSPSTSQARREIKQGSVKIDQNKLSDEQYQLEAGEYILQVGKRKFARLKVTQ
- a CDS encoding nitronate monooxygenase, which produces MSLKPIQIGKHTIKIPIVQGGMGVGISWDKLAGNVSLEGGLGVISSVGTGYYENKIYADKLIANRPLDAENFYSKKGLDAIVKNARKICGDAPLACNILYAINDYGRVVTDACEAGIDIIITGAGLPTNMPEFTADYPDVALVPIVSSPKALSIICKRWQKRYNRLPDAVVLEGPLSGGHQGFTYEQCTMEEFQLENLVRPVVEEAALWGNIPVIAAGGIWDKNDIDAMMALGASGVQMGTRFIGTHECDAHENFKQVLIDAKEEDITLMKSPVGYPARGVRTKLRDLIDTRTGPSIKCISNCVAPCNRGVEAKEVGFCIADRLSDAYLGDKELGLFFSGSNGYRIDKIISVKELMEKLTQGE
- the galU gene encoding UTP--glucose-1-phosphate uridylyltransferase GalU produces the protein MIKKCLFPAAGYGTRFLPATKAMPKEMLPVLTKPLIQYGVEEAVEAGMHTMAIVTGRGKRALEDHFDVSYELEHQIKGSDKEHYLTEIRSLIDQCTFSYTRQNEMKGLGHAILTGETLIGNEPFAVILADDLCDGNSDGGVLSQMVELFNKYKCSIVAIEEIDPSHTNRYGIIEGKEIEDGVYMISNMVEKPDPANAPSNLAIIGRYILTPDIFGIIENTPAGKGGEIQITDALMTQAQKGMVLAYKFKGKRFDCGSVEGFVEATNYFYEKSTEQ
- a CDS encoding DUF502 domain-containing protein, producing the protein MSTKIRFLLRYIFVGALSLFPLILVIVVVNYLKNLGISAYLSLHDYTDSFELTLALMIGVIGVFAVLGFSIEKYGRSIFVSMIDSTFEKIPAIRSVYSVSKKLAAMLSGGEDGTKKEVVLVEYPKEGLWVPAYLLNRHENICVLFIPTSPNPTSGYTVLVDEALIKKTTLSLQEASSFIISMGADFSQKEDVSALIQTHRTSAQEL
- the pyrH gene encoding UMP kinase, with product MGYKRVLVKFSGEALAGENGHGIDTKILKFIAGEIKTLVDAGIEVGIVIGGGNIIRGVTAAADGIIRRTSGDYMGMLATVINAIAMQEACEHEGMLVRVQSAIKMEQIAEAFIVRRATRHLERGRVVIFAAGTGNPFFTTDTAATLRAIEIGAEVIIKATKVDGVYDKDPKKFADAIKLPSLGYEQALQDHIKVMDDTSIALAKENKLPIIVCDMFTPGNLLEIIQGNFDRCSIVK
- a CDS encoding DNA-directed RNA polymerase subunit omega encodes the protein MRLEQLTAKALETANIDRYQLAIAVAKRSEELLNGATTKLNVDVKKAKTADIALMEIAEGHITVKGFVNRD
- a CDS encoding trypsin-like peptidase domain-containing protein, with the protein product MNTATQKMVEQTIESIVQITNPYGSGSGFVINNLIITNSHVVSGLKEVLISTKTLSKTLASVIYDDPAFDLAFIRSPIPIECKNPLLLSEIPVQDGDGVIAIGHPYGLNYSTTEGIVSKASRLQGEVEYIQFDAAINPGNSGGPLLNESAEVIGVNTFIIQNSNNLGFALPAYTLKEALEQFHALKTEDVIRCGSCKNLIVEATIQNDYCPKCGSKLEVAKRRREGYKPSGIVALIEKILGTLKVNVTLARRSQRSWRFEMGSARIDINYYDNGIIIADSALCRIPQENIEALYDYLLGENSVLEKLQFSINENTVYLSYIIVDSSLSEAHGTMALHKLFESAPHYQQLLKERFKAPEPKFDEFE